In Ptychodera flava strain L36383 chromosome 21, AS_Pfla_20210202, whole genome shotgun sequence, a genomic segment contains:
- the LOC139121184 gene encoding complement C1q subcomponent subunit B-like, whose product MIMVNLKFILLQFCIIVTLYQLATCLAEEQSVLPQTGTLQPPESQSDTEAIQSPRQQCTNSIHGVPGIPGIPGSPGPVGAPGLKGNDGQVGPMGFKGDIGPPGENGEKGSPGSKGDKGDYGANGQMGQKGVQGKPGPKGVQGDLGPTGPKGQQGPPGQQGQKGDKGQGGEIQHPSRVAFSVVRTSFLGPVSSDNTVIYNKVYSNVGNGYSSSTGKFTSSVNGVYFFMISGMRTRSDSHRMYICLMKNNEKLPCVYVNTSGLQQYGAASTSVIIDLEEGDEVWVRLSSGSVLYSSSEEYASFTGHLLHENS is encoded by the exons ATGATCATGGTAAACCTGAAATTCATCTTGCTACAATTTTGTATCATTGTTACTTTGTATCAACTTGCAACATGTTTGGCTGAGGAGCAGAGTGTACTCCCTCAGACTGGGACACTGCAGCCACCTGAAAGCCAATCAGACACTGAGGCAATCCAATCTCCAAGACAACAATGTACAAACTCTATCCACGGTGTCCCTGGTATTCCAG GAATTCCTGGCAGTCCTGGACCAGTAGGTGCTCCTGGTTTGAAGGGTAATGATGGTCAGGTTGGACCAATGGGGTTCAAAGGTGACATTGGACCACCAGGTGAAAATGGTGAGAAAGGAAGTCCAGGTTCAAAGGGAGATAAAGGTGACTATGGAGCAAATGGTCAGATGGGTCAGAAAGGAGTCCAGGGCAAGCCTGGTCCAAAAGGAGTACAAGGTGACCTTGGACCAACTGGACCTAAAGGGCAGCAAGGACCACCAGGACAGCAAGGTCAGAAGGGAGACAAAGGTCAAGGTGGAGAAATACAACATCCAAGTAGAGTGGCATTTTCAGTTGTAAGAACATCATTTCTCGGCCCTGTGTCAAGTGACAATACTGTTATCTACAACAAGGTTTATTCAAATGTAGGCAATGGTTACAGTTCATCCACTGGTAAATTCACAAGCTCTGTCAATGGTGTGTATTTCTTTATGATATCCGGTATGAGAACACGCAGTGATTCACATCGCATGTatatttgtttgatgaaaaataatgagaaactGCCATGTGTTTATGTGAACACTTCTGGACTACAGCAATACGGTGCAGCTTCAACCAGTGTCATCATAGATTTGGAGGAAGGGGATGAAGTGTGGGTCAGACTTAGCAGTGGCTCTGTCTTGTACAGTAGCAGTGAGGAGTATGCATCTTTTACAGGGCATCTGCTCCATGAAAATTCTTAA
- the LOC139121179 gene encoding uncharacterized protein, which produces MIMVNLKFILLQFCIIVTLYQLATCLAEEQSVLPWTGTLQPPESQSDTEAIQSPRQQCTNSIHGVPGIPGIPGSPGPVGAPGLKGNDGQVGPMGFKGDIGPPGENGEKGSPGSKGIKVTMEQMVRWVRKESRASLVQKDCKVTLDRREILVKVDQLDLKGSKDHQDSKVRREKKVTPEKYNIQVEWHFQL; this is translated from the exons ATGATCATGGTAAACCTGAAATTCATCTTGCTACAATTTTGTATCATTGTTACTTTGTATCAACTTGCAACATGTTTGGCTGAGGAACAGAGTGTACTCCCTTGGACTGGGACACTGCAGCCACCTGAAAGCCAATCAGACACTGAGGCAATCCAATCTCCAAGACAACAATGTACAAACTCTATCCACGGTGTCCCTGGTATTCCAG GAATTCCTGGCAGTCCTGGACCAGTAGGTGCTCCTGGTTTGAAGGGTAATGATGGTCAGGTTGGACCAATGGGGTTCAAAGGTGACATTGGACCACCAGGTGAAAATGGTGAGAAAGGAAGTCCTGGTTCAAAGGGGATAAAGGTGACTATGGAGCAAATGGTCAGATGGGTCAGAAAGGAGTCCAGGGCAAGTCTGGTCCAAAAGGACTGCAAGGTGACCTTGGACAGAAGGGAAATACTGGTCAAAGTGGACCAACTGGACCTAAAGGGCAGCAAGGACCACCAGGACAGCAAGGTCAGAAGGGAGAAAAAGGTCACGCCGGAGAAATACAACATCCAAGTAGAGTGGCATTTTCAGTTGTAA